In Streptomyces sp. DG2A-72, one genomic interval encodes:
- a CDS encoding condensation domain-containing protein, which yields MSRRGPELADGRLHITLDWATAPAHGVTDTSVAALKDLLQDLLAELADEPATPAPLVLRATPQQSALYTGGEGRPGTGRHVEQLVWLWHGPLDAGRFAAAWQSVFDCETVLRTAFTGGGEPLLVVHDRVTPEITRRAISDDDWHPFLERDRLRGFDLHCPALLRLTLLEAQRTPPAPAIAPTRILAELPPGPARHLERAHPAARVLPRLSPPAASCPAVSAAPTCATTRPGSRPRTRSPPAGSGRAARPHGAAPRPGRPAATGLTGAGRARLRLDPADTARLARWAGTWGTAESSVLQAVWAMLIYWASGATKAAPVCFAVTVSGRGIPLDGAARIPGPLHNPLPMTVEVDPAGTVPRLLRQLRDRAMEMSAYEWVPADWIRAWSHSSVDADTVIAFEDPPHPVEGLEAELAAHGLRAEFPGILPAHSVLPVGLLAHHDSAGGLVLTEVHDRAQLGEEAAGALLAHSALLLRELPLWADESTTVEEALQFLEGSTVPLMADAFRDGQDTPLVTLRAARQDQAGTICLIPPPGAPLTCYDLLAHAYPGPQELLVLPAEADPDGAQPALTALGRDQSLLLGGFSGAGAGACDIARRIAADGGRPPRVVLAGATADEWERARDLAGALKAATEGAIDDADGARGTPGGGPAAACPTAAAAGQPHPGVRPVPAGAPPARRFPHRSARRFPHRFSSVFRVTLCRVADARAAPARLPRTRPQEL from the coding sequence GTGTCGAGGCGGGGGCCCGAGCTCGCCGACGGCCGGCTGCACATCACTCTCGACTGGGCCACCGCCCCGGCCCACGGCGTCACCGACACATCGGTGGCCGCCCTCAAGGACCTGCTGCAGGATCTGCTGGCAGAACTGGCCGACGAGCCCGCCACCCCGGCTCCGCTCGTCTTGCGGGCCACCCCCCAGCAGTCGGCGCTGTACACGGGCGGCGAGGGACGGCCCGGCACCGGACGCCATGTCGAGCAGCTCGTATGGCTCTGGCACGGCCCGCTCGACGCCGGCCGCTTCGCCGCAGCCTGGCAGTCGGTCTTCGACTGCGAGACGGTGCTGCGCACCGCGTTCACCGGCGGCGGCGAACCGCTGCTCGTGGTGCACGACCGGGTCACGCCCGAGATCACCCGCCGGGCCATCAGCGACGACGACTGGCACCCCTTCCTCGAGCGGGACCGGCTGCGCGGCTTCGACCTGCACTGCCCCGCACTGCTGCGCCTCACCCTGCTGGAGGCGCAGCGGACCCCGCCCGCCCCCGCCATCGCCCCCACCCGGATCCTGGCTGAGCTACCACCGGGCCCTGCTCGACACCTGGAGCGCGCACATCCTGCTGCGCGAGTTCTACCGCGCCTATCTCCGCCGGCGGCATCCTGCCCGGCGGTGAGCGCCGCCCCGACCTGCGCGACTACACGGCCTGGGTCGCGGCCCAGAACCCGGAGCCCGCCCGCGGGTTCTGGGCGCGCAGCGCGCCCCCACGGTGCGGCTCCACGGCCCGGCCGGCCCGCCGCCACCGGCCTGACCGGCGCCGGCCGCGCCCGGCTCCGCCTGGATCCCGCCGACACCGCCCGCCTCGCCCGCTGGGCCGGCACCTGGGGCACGGCCGAGAGCAGCGTGCTGCAGGCCGTCTGGGCCATGCTGATCTACTGGGCCTCCGGCGCCACCAAAGCGGCCCCCGTCTGTTTCGCGGTGACCGTGTCGGGACGCGGCATACCGCTGGACGGCGCGGCCCGGATACCGGGGCCGCTGCACAACCCGCTCCCCATGACCGTCGAGGTGGACCCGGCGGGCACCGTGCCGCGTCTGCTGCGGCAACTGCGCGACCGCGCCATGGAGATGTCCGCATACGAATGGGTACCCGCCGACTGGATCCGCGCCTGGAGCCACAGCAGCGTGGACGCCGACACCGTCATCGCCTTCGAGGATCCGCCCCATCCGGTGGAAGGCCTGGAGGCCGAACTCGCCGCCCACGGTCTGCGGGCCGAGTTCCCCGGCATCCTGCCCGCCCACTCCGTGCTCCCCGTCGGGCTGCTGGCCCACCACGACAGCGCGGGCGGCCTGGTCCTCACGGAGGTACACGACCGGGCCCAGCTCGGGGAGGAGGCGGCCGGCGCGCTGCTGGCGCACAGTGCCCTGCTGCTGCGTGAACTTCCCCTGTGGGCGGACGAGTCCACCACGGTCGAAGAAGCCCTGCAGTTCCTTGAGGGCAGCACCGTACCCCTCATGGCCGACGCCTTCAGGGACGGCCAGGACACCCCCTTGGTCACCCTGCGCGCGGCGCGCCAGGACCAGGCGGGGACGATCTGCCTGATACCGCCGCCGGGCGCCCCCCTGACCTGCTACGACCTGCTGGCCCACGCCTATCCGGGCCCCCAGGAACTGCTGGTGCTCCCCGCCGAAGCCGACCCTGACGGCGCACAGCCCGCCCTCACCGCGCTCGGCAGGGACCAATCCCTGCTGCTCGGCGGATTCTCCGGAGCCGGCGCCGGCGCCTGTGACATCGCCCGGCGCATCGCGGCGGACGGCGGCCGCCCGCCGCGGGTGGTACTCGCCGGTGCGACGGCAGACGAGTGGGAGCGGGCCCGCGATCTGGCCGGAGCCCTGAAGGCCGCCACCGAAGGGGCCATCGACGACGCCGACGGCGCGAGGGGCACCCCGGGGGGCGGCCCCGCAGCCGCGTGCCCGACGGCCGCGGCTGCGGGGCAGCCGCACCCCGGGGTGCGCCCGGTGCCCGCCGGGGCGCCGCCTGCCCGCCGTTTTCCCCACCGCTCCGCAAGGCGTTTTCCCCACCGCTTTTCGAGCGTTTTTCGTGTGACGTTGTGCAGGGTGGCTGATGCACGGGCGGCCCCCGCCCGGTTGCCGCGGACTCGTCCGCAGGAGCTCTGA